Proteins encoded in a region of the Nocardia asteroides genome:
- the ffh gene encoding signal recognition particle protein, whose product MFESLSDRLTGALKDLRGKGRLSPADIDATCREIRLALLEADVALPVVRGFIGRIKERAKGAEVSAALNPAQQVVKIVNEELVGILGGETRRLNLAKNPPTVVMLAGLQGSGKTTLAGKLARLLKSQGHQPLLVACDLQRPGAVTQLQVVGERAGVPVYAPHPGTSVGGGENPLGISAADPVNVARGGVEEARQRQYDVVIVDTAGRLGIDEELMRQAAGIRDAVQPDETLFVLDAMIGQDAVNTAEAFRDGVGFTGVVLTKLDGDARGGAALSVREVTGVPILYASTGEKLEDFDVFHPDRMASRILGMGDVLTLIEQAEQVYDAKQAEEAARKIGSGELTLEDFLDQMLAIRKMGPIGNLLGMLPGAGQMKDVLAQVDDKQLDRVQAIIRGMTPAERENPKIINASRRLRIANGSGVQVSEVNQLVDRFFEAKKMMAMMGRQMGLPGSRRGNAKKGKKGKKGRGPTPPKVRGGFPGMGGMPGMPAGMPDLSNMPAGLDQLPPGLDGFDLSKLKFPKK is encoded by the coding sequence GTGTTCGAATCCCTGTCCGACCGGCTTACCGGTGCCCTCAAGGATCTGCGCGGTAAGGGGCGTCTGTCACCGGCCGACATCGACGCCACCTGCCGCGAGATCCGCCTCGCACTGCTCGAGGCCGACGTCGCGCTGCCCGTGGTCCGCGGTTTCATCGGGCGGATCAAGGAGCGCGCCAAGGGCGCGGAGGTCTCCGCGGCGCTGAACCCGGCCCAGCAGGTCGTGAAGATCGTCAACGAGGAGCTCGTCGGCATCCTCGGTGGCGAGACCAGGCGGCTGAACCTGGCCAAGAACCCGCCGACGGTGGTCATGCTGGCCGGTCTGCAGGGTTCCGGTAAGACCACGCTCGCGGGCAAGCTGGCGCGATTGCTGAAATCGCAGGGCCATCAGCCGCTGCTGGTGGCGTGCGACCTGCAGCGTCCCGGCGCCGTCACCCAGCTGCAAGTCGTCGGTGAGCGCGCGGGCGTGCCCGTCTACGCTCCGCACCCCGGCACGTCCGTCGGCGGTGGCGAGAATCCGCTGGGCATCTCGGCCGCCGATCCGGTGAACGTGGCGCGCGGTGGTGTCGAGGAGGCGCGGCAGAGGCAGTACGACGTGGTCATCGTCGACACCGCGGGCCGCCTCGGTATCGATGAGGAGCTCATGCGGCAGGCCGCGGGCATCCGCGACGCCGTGCAACCGGACGAGACCCTGTTCGTGCTCGACGCGATGATCGGTCAGGACGCGGTCAACACCGCCGAGGCGTTCCGCGACGGCGTCGGCTTCACCGGCGTGGTGCTCACCAAGCTCGACGGCGACGCCCGCGGTGGCGCGGCGCTGAGTGTCCGCGAGGTCACCGGCGTCCCGATCCTGTACGCCTCGACCGGTGAGAAGCTCGAGGACTTCGACGTCTTCCATCCGGACCGCATGGCCAGCCGCATCCTCGGCATGGGTGACGTACTCACCCTGATCGAGCAGGCCGAGCAGGTCTACGACGCCAAGCAGGCCGAGGAGGCCGCACGCAAGATCGGCAGCGGCGAACTCACGCTCGAGGACTTCCTGGACCAGATGCTGGCCATCCGCAAGATGGGCCCGATCGGCAACCTGCTCGGCATGCTGCCCGGCGCCGGTCAGATGAAGGACGTGCTCGCGCAGGTCGACGACAAGCAGCTCGATCGGGTGCAGGCGATCATCCGCGGCATGACGCCGGCCGAACGGGAGAACCCGAAGATCATCAACGCTTCTCGCCGCCTGCGCATCGCCAACGGTTCCGGCGTCCAGGTCTCCGAGGTCAACCAGCTCGTGGACCGCTTCTTCGAGGCCAAGAAGATGATGGCGATGATGGGCCGCCAGATGGGGCTGCCCGGCTCCCGCCGCGGCAACGCGAAGAAGGGCAAGAAGGGCAAGAAGGGTCGCGGCCCGACCCCGCCGAAGGTACGCGGCGGTTTCCCGGGGATGGGCGGTATGCCCGGAATGCCCGCCGGAATGCCCGACCTGTCGAACATGCCCGCCGGCCTGGATCAGCTGCCGCCAGGCTTGGACGGCTTCGATTTGTCGAAGCTGAAGTTCCCGAAGAAGTAG
- a CDS encoding amidohydrolase family protein translates to MHLRGVVLPEDEVRDFWVRDGLVSFEPMPGAETLCGTGWIVPGLVDAHCHVGIRYGGGHEDRAGAVAQAETERSAGALLLRDAGSPIDTRFIDDHEELPRIIRAGRHIARPKRYIRELGIELDDERDLPEIVAEQARLGDGWVKIVGDWIDRSVGDLRPLWSDAILKEAIDAAHVNGARVTAHVFGEDALPGLINAGIDCLEHGTGLTDETIEMMVEHGTALVPTLVNIDTFPDIADSAGKFPVYAAHMRDLHRRVRGTVAAAHEAGVPIFAGTDAGGFIRHGRIADEIAALAAAGLSRHDALGAASWNARDWLARPGIEPGAPADFVVYQEDPRIHPDTLTTPYAVVLRGRVYDRRGPVTSHR, encoded by the coding sequence GTGCATCTGCGAGGTGTTGTTCTCCCCGAAGACGAGGTGCGCGACTTCTGGGTGCGCGACGGCCTGGTGTCCTTCGAGCCCATGCCCGGAGCCGAAACCCTGTGCGGCACAGGGTGGATCGTGCCGGGTCTGGTGGACGCGCACTGCCACGTCGGTATCCGCTACGGCGGCGGTCACGAGGACCGCGCCGGAGCCGTCGCGCAAGCCGAGACCGAACGCTCGGCCGGTGCGCTGCTGTTGCGTGACGCGGGCTCGCCGATCGACACCCGCTTCATCGACGACCACGAGGAGCTGCCGCGCATCATCCGCGCGGGCCGCCACATCGCCCGGCCGAAGCGCTACATCCGCGAGCTGGGCATCGAGCTCGACGACGAGCGCGACCTACCGGAGATCGTCGCCGAGCAGGCCCGCCTCGGCGACGGCTGGGTGAAGATCGTCGGCGACTGGATCGACCGCTCCGTGGGCGACCTGCGCCCCCTGTGGAGCGATGCGATCCTGAAGGAGGCCATCGACGCCGCGCATGTCAACGGCGCCCGCGTCACCGCTCACGTGTTCGGCGAGGACGCGCTGCCCGGCTTGATCAATGCCGGTATCGACTGCCTGGAGCACGGCACCGGCCTCACCGACGAGACCATCGAGATGATGGTCGAGCACGGCACCGCCTTGGTCCCCACCCTGGTCAACATCGACACCTTCCCCGATATCGCCGACAGCGCGGGCAAATTCCCCGTCTACGCCGCGCACATGCGCGATCTGCACCGGCGGGTGCGCGGCACGGTCGCCGCCGCGCACGAGGCGGGCGTGCCGATCTTCGCGGGCACCGACGCGGGCGGCTTCATCCGTCACGGGCGAATCGCCGACGAGATCGCCGCGCTGGCCGCCGCGGGCCTGTCCCGGCACGACGCGCTCGGCGCGGCCTCCTGGAACGCCCGCGACTGGCTCGCACGGCCCGGCATCGAACCCGGCGCACCGGCGGATTTCGTCGTCTACCAGGAGGATCCCCGCATCCACCCGGACACGCTCACCACGCCGTACGCCGTCGTCCTGCGCGGGCGCGTGTACGACCGGCGCGGTCCGGTCACCAGCCATCGCTGA
- a CDS encoding LLM class F420-dependent oxidoreductase → MTIRLGYQMPNFSYGKSVRELFPTVVAQAREAEAAGFDTAFVMDHFYQLPGIGTPDEPMLEAYTALGGLATATERIQLSALVTGNTYRNPAMLAKTVTTLDVVSGGRAVLGIGAGWFELEHRSYGYEFGTFTERFQRLEEALGIIQPMLRGERPTFHGEWYQAENAMNEPRVRDDLPILLGGSGEKKTFGLAARFADHLNIICNASELPRKIEALHARCAEVGRDPQTLETSYLCFVMMDSDGDLVRKQQRDYLGRMGIDLSAMSDSERAQSPADRQFVGTPDEVAEQLRTRVLDQGVDGLVINMVFNGHEPGAVELAGRTLAPLVR, encoded by the coding sequence GTGACAATTCGCCTCGGATATCAGATGCCCAACTTCAGCTACGGCAAGTCGGTGCGCGAGCTGTTCCCCACGGTAGTCGCGCAGGCCCGAGAGGCCGAAGCCGCCGGTTTCGACACGGCCTTCGTCATGGACCACTTCTATCAGCTGCCCGGCATCGGCACGCCAGACGAGCCGATGCTCGAGGCGTACACCGCGCTCGGCGGCTTGGCCACGGCAACGGAACGAATCCAGTTGTCGGCGTTGGTGACCGGCAACACCTACCGCAACCCGGCCATGCTCGCCAAGACCGTCACGACGCTGGACGTGGTCAGCGGCGGCCGCGCGGTGCTGGGCATCGGCGCGGGCTGGTTCGAGCTCGAGCACCGTTCCTACGGATACGAGTTCGGCACGTTCACCGAACGCTTCCAGCGGCTCGAGGAGGCGTTGGGGATCATTCAGCCGATGCTGCGCGGTGAGCGCCCCACCTTCCACGGCGAGTGGTACCAGGCGGAGAACGCCATGAACGAACCGCGCGTGCGCGACGACCTCCCCATCCTGCTCGGCGGCAGCGGCGAGAAGAAGACCTTCGGCTTGGCCGCCCGCTTCGCCGACCACCTCAACATCATCTGCAACGCCTCCGAGCTGCCGCGCAAGATCGAAGCGCTGCATGCGCGCTGTGCCGAGGTCGGCCGGGATCCGCAGACCCTGGAGACCAGCTACCTGTGCTTCGTGATGATGGACTCCGACGGTGATCTGGTGCGCAAGCAGCAGCGGGACTACCTCGGCCGCATGGGAATCGATCTGTCGGCGATGTCGGACTCCGAGCGCGCGCAGAGCCCGGCCGATCGCCAGTTCGTCGGCACGCCGGACGAGGTTGCCGAACAGCTGCGGACCCGTGTTCTCGACCAGGGCGTCGACGGCCTCGTCATCAACATGGTGTTCAACGGGCACGAGCCGGGCGCTGTCGAACTCGCCGGGCGCACTCTTGCTCCGCTGGTGCGCTGA
- a CDS encoding class I SAM-dependent methyltransferase, giving the protein MIAPPWRASYGIDAPSVLLLLGVLAVGYLAAALVVALFQQVRPSLLLLLIGVVLAAQFGLFLHTTRRGKFRVWAGLLDDLALRGDERLLDMGCGRGAVLLAAARRLPAGRAVGLDLWCSADHCGNTPTTAEQNALVENVAHRVELRTGDMTRMPFPDGAFDVVVSSLAIHTIRTAEGRAKAVREACRVLRPGGKLVIVDIGRTREYRAVLVADGATAVTLRGVGWRMWWGGPWVPTRALTATAAA; this is encoded by the coding sequence ATGATAGCCCCTCCGTGGCGAGCGTCGTACGGGATCGACGCGCCGTCGGTGCTGCTGTTGCTCGGAGTTCTCGCGGTCGGATATCTCGCCGCCGCTCTGGTGGTGGCACTGTTCCAGCAGGTCCGTCCGAGTCTGCTGCTCCTGCTGATCGGTGTGGTGCTGGCCGCGCAGTTCGGGTTGTTCCTGCACACGACCCGCCGGGGCAAGTTCCGGGTATGGGCCGGTCTGCTCGATGACCTCGCCCTGCGCGGCGACGAACGACTACTCGACATGGGGTGCGGCCGCGGCGCGGTGCTGCTCGCGGCCGCGCGCCGCCTGCCTGCCGGGCGCGCGGTGGGCCTGGATCTGTGGTGCTCGGCCGACCACTGCGGCAACACCCCGACCACCGCCGAGCAGAACGCCCTCGTCGAGAACGTCGCACACCGGGTCGAGTTGCGCACCGGCGACATGACCCGCATGCCGTTTCCGGACGGCGCGTTCGACGTCGTCGTCTCCAGCTTGGCGATTCACACCATCAGGACCGCCGAGGGCCGTGCGAAGGCGGTGCGGGAGGCGTGCCGTGTGCTGCGCCCCGGCGGCAAACTGGTCATCGTCGATATCGGCAGGACGCGCGAATACCGCGCCGTCCTGGTGGCCGACGGCGCGACGGCTGTCACGCTACGCGGCGTGGGGTGGCGGATGTGGTGGGGCGGCCCGTGGGTGCCCACTCGCGCGCTCACCGCCACCGCTGCGGCGTAA
- the rpsP gene encoding 30S ribosomal protein S16, which produces MAVRIKLTRLGKIRNPQYRVVVADARTRRDGRAIESIGKYHPKEEPSLIQIDSERVQYWLGVGAQPTEPVLQLLKITGDWQKFKGIEGAEGTLKVKPAKPSKLDLFNAALAAADNEPVAEAVTPKKKAKKDAEEAESAEAAE; this is translated from the coding sequence GTGGCTGTTCGCATCAAGCTCACCCGCCTGGGCAAGATCCGCAACCCGCAGTACCGCGTCGTCGTCGCGGACGCGCGCACCCGCCGGGACGGCCGGGCCATCGAGTCCATCGGCAAGTACCACCCGAAGGAAGAGCCCTCGCTCATCCAGATCGACTCCGAGCGGGTGCAGTACTGGCTCGGCGTCGGCGCGCAGCCGACCGAGCCGGTCCTCCAGCTGCTGAAGATCACCGGTGACTGGCAGAAGTTCAAGGGCATCGAGGGCGCCGAAGGCACCCTGAAGGTCAAGCCGGCCAAGCCGTCGAAGCTGGACCTGTTCAACGCCGCGCTGGCCGCCGCCGACAACGAGCCGGTCGCCGAGGCGGTCACCCCCAAGAAGAAGGCCAAGAAGGACGCCGAAGAGGCCGAGTCCGCCGAGGCCGCCGAGTAA
- a CDS encoding RNA-binding protein, with the protein MSAVVADAVEHLVRGIVANPEDVRVELITGRRGRTVEVHVHPDDLGKVIGRGGRTATALRTLVAGIGGRGIRVDVVDTDQ; encoded by the coding sequence GTGAGCGCCGTCGTCGCCGATGCCGTCGAGCACTTGGTGCGCGGCATCGTCGCCAATCCGGAGGACGTCCGGGTCGAGCTGATCACCGGTCGCCGCGGACGCACCGTCGAGGTGCATGTACATCCCGATGACCTGGGCAAGGTGATCGGCCGCGGCGGACGCACCGCGACCGCGCTGCGCACCCTGGTCGCCGGCATCGGCGGCCGGGGGATCCGGGTCGACGTGGTCGACACCGACCAGTAG
- the rimM gene encoding ribosome maturation factor RimM (Essential for efficient processing of 16S rRNA) gives MELVVGRVAKSHGVRGELVVEVRTDEPEARFAPGVTLRGRLPRAAELRDFTVESVREHSGRLLVFLAGVSDRAAADALRGMLFVVDSADLPPSEDPDEFYDHELEGLEVRLTDGTVVGSVREVLHSAAGELLEVRAAEDGREILIPFVTAIVPTVSLADGVIVIDPPEGLLDPE, from the coding sequence ATGGAACTCGTCGTCGGACGGGTCGCCAAGTCGCACGGCGTGCGCGGCGAACTCGTCGTCGAAGTACGCACCGACGAGCCCGAGGCGCGCTTCGCGCCGGGCGTCACGTTGCGCGGCAGGCTGCCGCGAGCGGCGGAGCTTCGCGACTTCACCGTGGAGTCGGTCCGGGAACACTCGGGCCGGCTTCTGGTGTTCCTGGCCGGTGTGAGCGACCGCGCCGCGGCCGACGCGCTGCGCGGCATGCTCTTCGTGGTCGACAGCGCGGACCTTCCGCCTTCCGAGGACCCGGACGAGTTCTACGACCACGAGCTCGAGGGGCTGGAGGTCCGGCTCACGGACGGCACCGTGGTCGGGTCGGTGCGCGAAGTGTTGCATTCCGCGGCGGGGGAACTGCTCGAGGTGCGCGCCGCCGAGGACGGGCGAGAGATCCTGATCCCGTTCGTCACCGCCATCGTGCCCACGGTGTCGCTCGCCGACGGCGTGATCGTGATCGATCCGCCCGAGGGTCTGCTCGACCCGGAATGA
- the trmD gene encoding tRNA (guanosine(37)-N1)-methyltransferase TrmD: MKLDVVTIFPEYLEPLRTALLGKAIDRGLISLTVHDLRRWTHDVHKSVDDAPYGGGPGMVMKPTVWGDALDEVCPDDALLVVPTPAGVPFTQATAHRWAAEEHLVFACGRYEGIDQRVFDDAARRVRVEEVSIGDYVLIGGEAAVLVMAEAVVRLLPGVLGNQQSHQEDSFSDGLLEGPSYTRPVSWRGLDVPPILLSGDHAKVAAWRREQSLARTRERRPDLLAGQDAADGPGR, from the coding sequence ATGAAACTCGACGTCGTCACGATCTTCCCGGAGTATCTGGAGCCGCTGCGCACGGCACTGCTCGGTAAGGCGATCGACCGGGGACTGATCTCTCTCACCGTGCACGACCTGCGTCGCTGGACCCACGACGTGCACAAGTCCGTCGACGACGCGCCCTACGGCGGGGGGCCGGGCATGGTCATGAAGCCGACCGTGTGGGGCGACGCGCTCGACGAGGTCTGCCCCGATGACGCGCTGCTCGTGGTCCCCACCCCGGCGGGCGTGCCGTTCACCCAGGCCACCGCGCACCGCTGGGCCGCGGAAGAACATCTCGTCTTCGCCTGCGGCCGCTACGAGGGCATCGATCAGCGCGTCTTCGACGACGCCGCCCGCCGAGTGCGGGTGGAGGAGGTCAGCATCGGCGACTACGTGTTGATCGGCGGCGAGGCGGCGGTGCTGGTGATGGCCGAGGCCGTGGTCCGGCTGCTGCCCGGCGTGCTCGGCAATCAGCAGTCCCATCAGGAGGATTCGTTCTCCGACGGTCTGCTGGAAGGTCCCAGCTACACCCGCCCGGTCTCCTGGCGCGGCCTGGACGTCCCGCCGATCCTGCTGTCCGGCGACCACGCCAAGGTGGCAGCCTGGCGGCGCGAGCAATCCCTCGCCCGGACCCGTGAACGCCGCCCCGACCTGCTCGCGGGGCAGGACGCAGCCGACGGCCCCGGGCGATAG
- a CDS encoding LuxR C-terminal-related transcriptional regulator, with protein sequence MRHRCRNSPAVRAPADSDRCPSSFSSFCDPAQPGCAIGCGSHPAAHYPRKGVSLVTHTALLRPRDGDALRAEIRWVAGTAGVPVAFGGEVHGDALLLSEFVGTLTNGLRGLAVVRTSGLGGRVMDSGRPAAVTDYRRASSITHDYDGPVSGEGIRSVLAVPVVVDRRSRAVLYAATRGASPLGDRTADLVVQAGRRLATEIAVRDEVDRRLRMLELATPATETAPAVSEELRDIHAELRGMARSAEDDRLRGRLHAVCERLTRVLVGEPHPDSPKLSRRELDVLSQVALGCTNQEAAQRLSLGAETVKSYLRNAMVKLDAHSRHEAVVAARRHGLLP encoded by the coding sequence ATGCGTCACCGCTGTCGTAACAGTCCAGCAGTTCGCGCACCCGCCGATTCAGATCGGTGCCCATCTTCGTTCTCCTCGTTCTGTGATCCAGCGCAACCCGGGTGTGCAATAGGATGTGGGTCACACCCCGCTGCCCACTACCCCCGAAAAGGGGTGAGTCTCGTGACCCACACCGCTCTGCTGCGTCCGCGCGACGGCGACGCTCTGCGTGCCGAGATCCGGTGGGTGGCCGGCACAGCGGGCGTGCCGGTGGCGTTCGGTGGCGAAGTGCACGGCGACGCGCTGCTGCTGTCGGAATTCGTCGGCACGCTGACCAACGGCCTGCGCGGCCTGGCCGTCGTGCGGACGTCAGGACTTGGTGGCCGGGTGATGGATTCCGGACGTCCCGCCGCGGTCACCGACTATCGCCGCGCCTCCTCGATCACCCATGACTACGACGGGCCGGTCTCCGGCGAGGGCATCCGTTCCGTGCTCGCCGTCCCCGTGGTGGTGGACCGCCGTTCCCGCGCCGTCCTCTACGCCGCGACCCGTGGCGCGAGCCCGCTGGGTGATCGCACAGCGGATCTCGTCGTCCAGGCCGGGCGCCGCCTGGCCACCGAGATCGCCGTTCGCGACGAGGTCGACCGCCGCCTGCGCATGCTGGAACTGGCCACACCGGCGACCGAGACCGCACCGGCTGTCAGCGAGGAACTGCGCGACATCCACGCCGAACTCCGAGGCATGGCGCGCTCCGCCGAAGACGACCGGTTGCGTGGACGCCTGCATGCTGTGTGCGAACGACTGACCCGGGTCCTGGTCGGCGAGCCGCACCCCGACAGCCCGAAATTGTCCCGCCGCGAATTGGACGTCCTCTCCCAGGTCGCCCTCGGCTGTACCAATCAAGAAGCGGCGCAACGCCTCTCACTCGGCGCGGAGACCGTGAAGAGCTACCTCCGCAACGCGATGGTCAAGCTCGACGCCCACTCCCGGCACGAAGCGGTGGTGGCGGCCCGCCGCCACGGGCTGCTGCCGTGA
- a CDS encoding AMP-binding protein encodes MGTDLNRRVRELLDCYDSGDASAADLLCDRHPADRVAFTIVEADLSSTDLTYGELRERSARFAAALAGLGVEPGHRVATLMAKSADLVVALLGIWRRGAVHVPLFTAFAPPAIALRLEASRASVVIADADQAPKLAPGPDLPANPSWRLIVAGGAAPEGTLRMDELLGTHSATHPHARPVAVGGDGLLVQLFTSGTTGTPKGVPIPLRALASFHAYQEFALDVRPDDVFWNAADPGWAYGLYYAILAPLATGIRSILLHAGFSAALTWQVLETFGVTNFAAAPTVYRALRADGATPPVHSRLRRASSAGEPLTPEVVAWSVEYLGVAVRDHYGQTEHGMVICNAWHEDLATETPAGSMGRALPGWSCAVLADDADTVAPAGELGRVAIDTEGSPLLWFLGYLDAPERTAQRYTADGRWYLTGDAGSQDADGCFRFSARDDDVIIMAGYRIGPFEVESVLVLHEQVAEAAVVGMPDELRGEVLEAFVVLRDGATGGPALEAELQSLVKKKFAAHAYPRKVHFVPSLPKTPSGKVQRFVLRQGGAR; translated from the coding sequence ATGGGCACCGATCTGAATCGGCGGGTGCGCGAACTGCTGGACTGTTACGACAGCGGTGACGCATCGGCGGCGGACCTGCTGTGCGATCGGCACCCGGCCGACCGGGTCGCCTTCACCATTGTCGAGGCCGACTTGTCCTCGACCGACCTCACCTACGGCGAACTGCGCGAACGTTCCGCCCGCTTCGCCGCCGCGCTCGCCGGACTCGGCGTCGAACCCGGCCACCGGGTCGCCACGCTGATGGCGAAATCGGCGGACCTCGTGGTCGCGCTGCTCGGCATCTGGCGCCGCGGGGCGGTGCACGTTCCCCTCTTCACCGCGTTCGCGCCGCCCGCCATCGCCCTGCGGCTGGAGGCGAGCCGGGCTTCGGTCGTCATCGCCGACGCCGACCAGGCGCCGAAACTGGCGCCCGGCCCGGATCTGCCCGCGAACCCGTCCTGGCGATTGATCGTCGCCGGGGGTGCGGCTCCCGAGGGGACGCTGCGGATGGACGAATTGCTCGGCACCCACTCGGCCACCCACCCGCACGCTCGCCCGGTCGCGGTGGGCGGCGACGGACTGCTCGTCCAGTTGTTCACCAGCGGCACCACCGGCACGCCCAAGGGTGTCCCGATTCCGCTGCGCGCGCTTGCCTCCTTCCACGCGTACCAGGAATTCGCGCTGGACGTCCGGCCCGACGACGTCTTCTGGAACGCGGCCGATCCGGGCTGGGCCTACGGCCTCTACTACGCCATCCTTGCCCCGCTGGCCACCGGCATCCGCAGCATCCTGCTGCACGCGGGCTTCTCCGCCGCGCTGACCTGGCAGGTGCTGGAGACCTTCGGCGTCACGAACTTCGCCGCCGCACCGACGGTCTATCGCGCGCTGCGTGCCGATGGCGCCACGCCGCCGGTGCACTCCCGGTTGCGGCGCGCGTCGTCGGCGGGGGAGCCGCTGACACCCGAGGTCGTCGCTTGGTCCGTGGAGTACCTGGGTGTCGCCGTGCGCGACCACTACGGCCAGACCGAGCACGGCATGGTCATCTGCAACGCCTGGCACGAGGACCTCGCCACCGAGACTCCCGCGGGATCCATGGGCCGCGCGTTGCCGGGATGGAGTTGCGCCGTGCTCGCCGACGACGCCGACACCGTGGCTCCGGCAGGAGAACTGGGCCGGGTCGCGATCGACACCGAAGGCAGCCCGTTGCTGTGGTTCCTCGGCTACCTCGACGCGCCGGAACGCACCGCACAGCGTTACACCGCCGACGGCCGCTGGTACCTGACCGGCGACGCGGGCTCTCAGGACGCGGACGGCTGCTTCCGTTTCTCCGCCCGCGACGACGACGTGATCATCATGGCGGGCTACCGCATCGGCCCGTTCGAGGTGGAGAGCGTGCTGGTGCTGCACGAGCAGGTCGCGGAGGCGGCCGTGGTCGGCATGCCGGACGAGCTGCGCGGCGAAGTGCTCGAAGCGTTCGTCGTGCTGCGCGACGGTGCCACGGGCGGTCCCGCGTTGGAAGCCGAATTGCAGAGCCTGGTGAAGAAGAAGTTCGCCGCGCACGCCTACCCGCGCAAGGTTCATTTCGTGCCGAGCCTGCCGAAGACGCCCAGTGGCAAGGTGCAGCGGTTCGTGCTGCGGCAGGGCGGTGCCCGGTGA
- a CDS encoding AMP-binding protein — MLLPSYASGVSDVPLLGDTIGGNLDRAVAAFPDREALVDRPTGRRWTYRELGAAVDALACGLAGQGIAKGDRVGIWAPNCAEWLLVQYATAKIGAILVNLNPAYRTGELEYVLRRAGVRMLVAAERFKSSDYVAMIEQVRPNCPALAQVLVLGTPGWEALTRTEIDADRLATLGAQLSADDPINIQYTSGTTGFPKGATLSHHNILNNGYFVGELCGYTERDRICVPVPFYHCFGMVMGNLASTSHGAAIVIPAPSFDPKATLAAVEAERCTSLYGVPTMFIDMLAELDTAAADLSTLRTGIMAGSPCPVEVMKRVIDRMGMREVCICYGMTETSPVSTQTRRDDDLDRRTATVGRVGPHLEVKIIDPATGLTVPRGVPGELCTRGYSVMLGYWDDPDKTVEVVDAARWMHTGDIGVMDDAGYLAITGRIKDMVIRGGENIYPREIEEFLYTHPDILDAQVIGVPDAKYGEELMAWVRIREGATPLDAAAVREFATGKLAHFKIPRYVHVVEEFPMTVTGKIRKAEMREQSRRLLGPGED; from the coding sequence ATGCTCCTGCCCAGCTACGCCTCCGGCGTGTCCGATGTCCCGCTGCTCGGCGACACCATCGGCGGTAATCTCGATCGCGCGGTGGCGGCGTTCCCGGATCGGGAAGCGCTGGTGGACCGCCCGACCGGCCGGCGCTGGACCTATCGCGAACTCGGCGCCGCGGTCGACGCGCTGGCCTGTGGACTCGCAGGCCAGGGCATCGCCAAGGGAGACCGGGTCGGCATCTGGGCGCCGAACTGCGCGGAATGGCTGCTCGTGCAGTACGCCACGGCGAAGATCGGCGCGATCCTGGTCAACCTCAACCCCGCCTATCGCACCGGCGAACTGGAGTACGTGCTGCGCCGAGCGGGTGTGCGGATGCTGGTCGCCGCCGAGCGGTTCAAGTCTTCGGACTACGTCGCGATGATCGAGCAGGTCCGGCCCAACTGCCCGGCACTGGCGCAGGTGCTCGTGCTCGGCACACCCGGGTGGGAAGCGCTGACGCGCACCGAGATCGACGCCGACCGGCTCGCCACGCTGGGCGCGCAGTTGTCGGCCGACGACCCGATCAACATCCAATACACCTCCGGAACAACGGGATTCCCGAAGGGCGCCACGCTCAGCCACCACAATATCTTGAACAACGGCTACTTCGTCGGTGAGCTGTGCGGATACACCGAGCGAGACCGGATCTGCGTCCCCGTGCCGTTCTACCACTGCTTCGGCATGGTGATGGGGAACCTGGCGAGCACCAGCCACGGTGCGGCCATCGTGATCCCAGCGCCGTCGTTCGATCCGAAGGCCACGCTTGCGGCGGTCGAGGCCGAGCGCTGCACCTCCCTCTACGGCGTGCCGACGATGTTCATCGACATGCTCGCCGAACTCGACACGGCCGCCGCGGATCTGTCCACGCTGCGCACCGGGATCATGGCGGGCTCGCCGTGCCCGGTCGAGGTGATGAAGCGGGTGATCGACCGGATGGGCATGCGCGAGGTCTGCATCTGCTATGGCATGACGGAGACATCCCCGGTCAGCACCCAGACCCGTCGCGACGACGACCTCGACCGGCGCACCGCAACGGTCGGCCGGGTCGGGCCGCATCTGGAAGTCAAGATCATCGATCCCGCAACGGGTCTCACCGTGCCACGCGGCGTACCCGGCGAGCTGTGCACCCGTGGCTACTCGGTGATGCTCGGATACTGGGACGATCCGGACAAGACCGTCGAGGTCGTCGACGCCGCCCGCTGGATGCACACCGGCGACATCGGCGTGATGGACGACGCGGGGTACCTGGCCATCACCGGCCGGATCAAGGACATGGTCATCCGCGGCGGCGAGAACATCTACCCGCGCGAGATCGAGGAATTCCTCTACACCCATCCCGACATCCTGGACGCACAGGTGATCGGCGTGCCGGATGCGAAGTACGGCGAGGAGTTGATGGCCTGGGTCCGGATACGCGAGGGCGCAACGCCGTTGGACGCCGCGGCCGTGCGCGAGTTCGCCACCGGCAAGCTGGCGCACTTCAAGATTCCTCGTTACGTGCACGTGGTCGAGGAATTCCCGATGACGGTCACCGGCAAGATCCGCAAGGCCGAGATGCGGGAGCAGTCCCGGCGACTGCTGGGACCGGGCGAGGACTGA